A part of Magnetococcus sp. PR-3 genomic DNA contains:
- a CDS encoding formate dehydrogenase subunit gamma, giving the protein MYRYLLILMVMLLPFGGEAFAIGMSKGDTDPGYRIPVIDSAAAMLERATLANPVPVTKETTNNHCLECHGVPGFGVPQKEDGVGRKAIRRLDMHVDAFKNSVHGVRRCTECHTDVQQIPHKPEVERQVNCEQCHLKQLSALESTSDPSKRATLQKVAGNIQHFLASTHAQPSKEDPTKPRAYCHDCHDAHAIFPLRSNKGTEFRLTTPQKCGKCHEKQLEDYEDSYHASLVLRKGDKRAAVCSDCHTAHQISSPKGDEIKVAITSNCGECHTKQIKTYRATYHGQVNELGYSHTAKCYDCHDFHKQRAVKDPTSPVHPDNRMNTCKKCHPKATAGFMTFEPHGDMHDKENFPIMYWVATSMLGLVFAVFAFFWSHSLLWYIREYKEVGSYRYTEENHPHHGHGDDHEDPNDPHAGMYIKRFTKGWVIAHGILAIGVMVLSLTGLAVLYSETFWAPYVMKLLGGTQNAAILHRVGAVMFAIIFFGHIAFMLYRIFFVKTYKLQWFGPYSLLPRWQDMHDVIAMFKWFFHRGPKPTFDHWTYWEKFDYWAPFWGMFIIGVSGLIMWFPTIAASFLPGWAFNIAIIVHADEAFLATVFLFSVHYFNCHYRPTRFPQDIVMFTGRIPLSEFKDERRHEYDRLVAEGKLEKYLVDPPSCRVAKNSKKLGALLIIMGIILCFFALHGFALTFGG; this is encoded by the coding sequence ATGTACCGCTATCTTTTAATTCTAATGGTGATGCTTCTCCCCTTCGGGGGGGAGGCCTTCGCCATCGGTATGTCGAAAGGTGATACGGATCCGGGTTACCGGATTCCGGTCATCGATTCGGCCGCTGCCATGTTGGAACGGGCAACACTGGCCAACCCAGTGCCTGTTACCAAAGAGACCACCAATAATCACTGCCTGGAGTGCCACGGTGTTCCAGGTTTCGGCGTGCCTCAAAAAGAGGACGGTGTCGGTCGAAAGGCGATTCGTCGTCTGGATATGCATGTGGACGCCTTTAAAAATAGCGTCCATGGTGTGCGTCGTTGTACCGAATGTCACACCGATGTTCAGCAGATTCCGCATAAGCCGGAAGTGGAGCGTCAGGTCAACTGTGAACAGTGTCACTTAAAACAGTTGAGTGCGCTGGAGTCCACATCAGACCCCAGTAAACGGGCAACTTTGCAAAAAGTAGCGGGTAACATTCAGCACTTTTTGGCCTCGACCCATGCCCAGCCAAGTAAAGAGGACCCCACCAAACCCCGTGCTTATTGTCATGATTGTCATGATGCCCACGCGATCTTCCCGCTGCGTAGCAACAAGGGTACGGAGTTCCGTCTGACCACCCCACAGAAATGTGGTAAATGCCATGAGAAGCAGTTGGAGGATTATGAAGACTCCTACCATGCCTCTTTGGTCTTGCGGAAGGGTGACAAACGGGCCGCGGTTTGTTCCGACTGTCACACAGCTCACCAAATTTCATCACCAAAAGGGGATGAAATTAAAGTTGCCATTACCTCCAATTGTGGTGAGTGTCATACCAAGCAGATCAAAACCTACCGTGCAACCTACCACGGTCAGGTCAATGAGTTGGGTTACTCCCATACCGCCAAGTGCTATGACTGTCATGATTTCCATAAGCAGCGCGCGGTTAAGGATCCAACCTCACCGGTCCATCCTGATAACCGGATGAATACCTGTAAAAAATGTCACCCTAAGGCGACCGCTGGTTTTATGACCTTCGAGCCCCATGGTGATATGCATGATAAGGAAAACTTCCCCATCATGTATTGGGTGGCGACCAGTATGTTAGGTCTGGTCTTTGCTGTATTTGCCTTCTTCTGGAGCCATTCGCTGTTGTGGTACATCCGCGAATATAAAGAGGTTGGTAGTTACCGCTATACAGAGGAGAACCATCCTCATCACGGTCATGGTGATGATCATGAAGATCCCAACGATCCTCATGCAGGGATGTACATTAAGCGCTTTACCAAGGGTTGGGTCATTGCCCATGGTATTCTCGCCATTGGGGTTATGGTTCTCTCCCTAACAGGTCTGGCTGTCTTGTACAGTGAAACCTTCTGGGCGCCCTATGTAATGAAGTTGTTGGGTGGCACGCAGAATGCTGCGATCTTGCACCGGGTTGGTGCGGTGATGTTTGCCATCATCTTCTTCGGCCACATCGCCTTCATGCTCTATCGCATCTTCTTTGTAAAGACCTACAAGCTACAGTGGTTTGGTCCTTACTCTCTGCTGCCTCGTTGGCAGGATATGCATGATGTGATTGCGATGTTCAAGTGGTTCTTCCATCGTGGGCCTAAACCCACCTTTGACCACTGGACCTACTGGGAGAAGTTTGATTACTGGGCACCTTTCTGGGGTATGTTCATCATCGGTGTTTCCGGTCTGATCATGTGGTTCCCCACGATTGCGGCATCCTTCTTACCCGGTTGGGCGTTTAACATCGCCATTATCGTGCATGCGGATGAAGCATTCTTGGCAACGGTGTTCCTGTTCTCCGTTCACTACTTTAACTGTCACTATCGTCCAACACGGTTCCCTCAGGATATCGTGATGTTCACGGGCCGTATTCCGCTGTCCGAGTTCAAGGATGAGCGTCGTCACGAGTATGATCGTCTGGTTGCTGAAGGTAAGCTGGAGAAGTATTTGGTTGATCCACCCAGCTGTCGTGTGGCCAAAAACTCTAAAAAACTGGGGGCGCTACTCATTATCATGGGTATCATCCTCTGCTTCTTTGCCTTACATGGGTTTGCCCTGACGTTTGGGGGATAG
- a CDS encoding multiheme c-type cytochrome, with amino-acid sequence MIRCAKEKRSYRYLKTLFSVVALMLVVLVQPAMAMEPVKVTDPMDRPLKPLKAFASLSKESATCATCHREDNIGLYNQWGRSKHYGANVGCYECHKADADDPDAYRHKGKIISTIVSPKDCGRCHEKESKEFQESTHAGAADFEGSTEHALAMMAQSGHEGKAVDKAAGSQACVQCHGAKIQVNMSGKLLPETWPNSGIGRINPDGSRGACSACHQRHEFSQAQARRPEACGKCHLGPGHPQKEIYNQSKHGVSYYANVDRMNLNSPKWIPGEDYDAAPTCATCHMSATKEQPLTHNTSLRNSWNLRKPIAETVDDMLERTGQEDVPDGDDRRDAMADVCISCHSERIVENFYKQFDSSVELYNKKFAEPGKEIMEVLAAEGLISKKQLDDTIEWTWFRLWHHAGRAMRHGAAMNAPSVQQWQGMYELSQLFYTQLIPQARELATKAEAAGNKAAADKVRGVIDGIATRPEHSWLTDKQAAATTEK; translated from the coding sequence ATGATTAGGTGCGCAAAAGAAAAACGTAGCTACCGGTATCTAAAAACACTGTTTAGTGTTGTGGCGTTAATGCTGGTGGTTTTGGTTCAACCCGCTATGGCGATGGAGCCGGTTAAAGTTACGGATCCTATGGATCGTCCTTTAAAGCCGCTTAAGGCATTTGCCTCGCTTAGTAAAGAGAGTGCCACCTGCGCGACCTGTCACCGCGAAGATAATATTGGCCTGTACAACCAGTGGGGCCGGTCCAAGCATTATGGTGCCAATGTGGGGTGCTACGAATGCCACAAGGCCGATGCCGATGATCCAGATGCTTACCGCCACAAAGGTAAGATCATCAGCACCATCGTTAGCCCAAAGGATTGTGGCCGCTGCCATGAGAAAGAATCAAAAGAGTTCCAGGAGTCTACCCATGCAGGTGCGGCAGACTTTGAGGGTTCTACAGAGCATGCTTTGGCAATGATGGCCCAAAGTGGTCATGAAGGTAAAGCTGTGGATAAGGCTGCGGGTTCCCAGGCTTGTGTCCAATGCCACGGTGCAAAAATCCAAGTGAATATGAGTGGCAAGCTGCTGCCAGAGACTTGGCCCAACAGTGGTATTGGCCGTATTAACCCCGATGGTTCCCGTGGTGCCTGCTCAGCCTGTCACCAGCGCCATGAGTTTTCCCAGGCCCAAGCCCGCCGTCCTGAAGCGTGTGGCAAATGTCACCTGGGTCCTGGCCACCCACAAAAAGAGATCTACAATCAGTCCAAGCATGGTGTGAGCTACTACGCCAATGTGGACCGTATGAACCTCAACTCACCAAAGTGGATTCCTGGTGAGGATTATGATGCGGCACCTACCTGTGCAACCTGTCATATGTCAGCCACCAAGGAACAGCCGCTGACCCACAATACCAGCCTACGTAACAGCTGGAATCTGCGTAAGCCCATCGCTGAGACCGTTGATGACATGTTAGAGCGTACTGGCCAAGAAGATGTGCCAGATGGTGATGACCGTCGTGACGCCATGGCTGATGTTTGCATCTCCTGCCACTCCGAGCGGATTGTTGAGAACTTCTACAAGCAGTTTGATAGTTCAGTTGAGCTCTACAACAAGAAATTTGCCGAGCCCGGTAAAGAGATCATGGAAGTACTGGCTGCGGAAGGTCTGATCTCTAAGAAGCAGTTGGATGACACCATTGAGTGGACCTGGTTCCGTCTGTGGCATCATGCGGGTCGTGCCATGCGTCATGGCGCTGCGATGAATGCACCAAGTGTTCAGCAGTGGCAGGGTATGTATGAGCTCTCCCAGCTGTTCTACACGCAGTTGATTCCTCAAGCTCGTGAGCTGGCTACCAAGGCTGAAGCTGCTGGTAATAAAGCAGCTGCAGATAAGGTACGCGGTGTGATTGACGGTATCGCAACCCGTCCTGAGCACAGTTGGCTGACGGACAAGCAGGCTGCTGCCACCACTGAGAAGTGA
- a CDS encoding c-type cytochrome, giving the protein MVWRFGWMAFGVWMMVAGLNSSALASGAECRDVLLEHPKQLYAITLGARLYDNWYNELEVSPPKENHPTYPKILPDAFKPAQNWRCSSCHGWDGLGKDGHGQVQTDMVGIYGHKEDSLAQIVKQLKGGIHGYEGRMPDEAFTALAQFIKAGPLPGDVIEDLHTLGDKRRGEGFYLTLCSQCHGENGVARGMPVLGKVVQQDPWRVLHKTLYGHPGSGMVALRALGRGVTMDLLSHMQELPTSK; this is encoded by the coding sequence ATGGTTTGGCGTTTTGGGTGGATGGCGTTTGGGGTCTGGATGATGGTGGCGGGGCTGAACAGCTCAGCTTTAGCATCCGGTGCAGAGTGTCGGGATGTGCTTTTGGAACATCCCAAGCAGCTCTATGCCATTACCCTGGGGGCACGTCTGTATGATAACTGGTACAACGAGTTAGAGGTCAGCCCGCCTAAAGAGAACCATCCGACCTATCCTAAAATTTTGCCCGATGCCTTTAAACCCGCCCAAAATTGGCGTTGTAGTAGTTGCCATGGCTGGGATGGGCTTGGTAAGGATGGGCATGGCCAAGTGCAGACAGATATGGTGGGGATCTACGGCCATAAAGAGGACAGCTTGGCGCAGATTGTTAAACAGTTGAAGGGTGGCATCCACGGTTATGAAGGGCGCATGCCGGATGAAGCGTTTACCGCTTTGGCCCAATTTATTAAAGCGGGTCCCTTGCCCGGTGATGTGATTGAAGATCTGCACACGCTTGGTGATAAGCGACGTGGAGAAGGGTTCTACCTTACACTATGCAGCCAGTGCCATGGTGAGAACGGGGTAGCGAGAGGTATGCCGGTTTTGGGTAAAGTGGTGCAACAGGATCCATGGCGGGTATTGCATAAAACCCTTTATGGTCATCCTGGTAGCGGCATGGTGGCTTTACGTGCTTTGGGCCGGGGGGTGACGATGGATTTGCTGAGTCACATGCAGGAGCTGCCCACAAGTAAGTAG
- a CDS encoding MBOAT family O-acyltransferase — protein sequence MIFHSIDFIIFFIVVISLYWQLPRREQTLFLLLSSYFFYGYVHPWFLLLILTSTVVDYVCGRSIAAGVGHRKAWLVLSLATNLGLLGVFKYFNFFVENISLLLTGLGFSGLETTLQVVLPVGISFYTFQTISYTVDVYRGKLQACKNPMDFAVYVSFFPQLVAGPIERATHLLPQIQKPRRIDRTDIYEGLLLILWGFFKKLVIADNVAEVANQVFYLKEPSFFILWAGVFAFAVQILADFSAYTDIARGVARLLGITLCQNFNHPYFAVSPADFWRRWHMSLSYWIRDYLYIPLGGSHGAWFMAARNLLITFVLCGLWHGASWNFILWGAYHGLLILTFRGLTNLAYPHWVHAGWFRPVRVLFMFVLTCIGWLIFRETNLELLVRDLLLSPWHSSSADLLLAMFLFSKALLFGLPLWLHGFYDQWQLGAWLKQRPARFILGSQLFAISAFVLILVARSKVPADFIYFQF from the coding sequence ATGATATTCCATAGCATTGATTTTATAATCTTTTTTATCGTTGTTATCTCGCTCTATTGGCAGCTGCCACGCCGAGAACAGACGCTCTTTCTACTGCTTTCCAGCTATTTTTTCTATGGCTATGTTCACCCTTGGTTTTTACTGCTTATTTTAACGTCGACGGTTGTTGACTATGTGTGTGGGCGGTCTATCGCAGCGGGTGTTGGGCACCGTAAAGCCTGGTTGGTTTTAAGTTTGGCCACCAATTTGGGGCTGCTGGGTGTTTTTAAATATTTTAATTTTTTTGTCGAGAATATCTCTCTGTTACTGACAGGGTTGGGTTTTTCAGGCTTAGAGACAACCTTGCAGGTCGTTTTGCCCGTCGGTATCTCTTTCTATACCTTTCAAACCATTAGCTATACCGTGGATGTCTACCGAGGCAAATTACAGGCGTGTAAAAACCCCATGGATTTTGCCGTTTATGTCTCCTTTTTCCCTCAGTTGGTGGCGGGCCCCATTGAACGTGCCACCCACTTGCTTCCACAAATTCAAAAACCCCGTCGTATTGATCGCACCGATATTTATGAAGGTTTGCTGCTCATTTTATGGGGGTTTTTCAAAAAACTGGTGATCGCCGATAATGTGGCAGAGGTCGCCAACCAGGTTTTCTATCTTAAAGAGCCCTCCTTTTTTATTCTTTGGGCTGGGGTGTTTGCCTTTGCGGTGCAAATTTTGGCAGACTTTTCCGCCTATACCGACATTGCACGGGGGGTTGCCCGGCTGTTAGGGATCACGCTCTGTCAGAATTTTAATCACCCCTATTTTGCGGTATCCCCTGCAGATTTTTGGCGCCGCTGGCATATGTCGCTCTCCTATTGGATCCGTGATTATCTCTACATTCCATTAGGTGGGTCACATGGTGCCTGGTTTATGGCAGCCCGTAATTTGCTGATCACCTTTGTGCTCTGCGGCTTGTGGCATGGCGCAAGTTGGAACTTTATTCTGTGGGGGGCCTACCATGGATTGTTAATTTTAACCTTCCGTGGATTGACCAACCTAGCCTATCCCCATTGGGTCCATGCCGGTTGGTTCCGACCGGTTCGTGTGCTCTTTATGTTTGTGCTGACATGCATTGGCTGGTTAATTTTCCGGGAGACCAACCTGGAACTGTTGGTTCGGGATCTGCTATTAAGTCCCTGGCATAGTTCGTCAGCAGACCTGCTATTGGCCATGTTCTTGTTCAGTAAGGCGCTGCTGTTTGGCTTGCCGTTGTGGCTGCATGGCTTCTACGATCAATGGCAGTTGGGCGCTTGGCTTAAACAGCGACCCGCCCGTTTTATCCTGGGTAGTCAGCTCTTTGCGATCAGCGCCTTTGTTTTGATTTTGGTGGCTCGATCAAAAGTACCTGCAGATTTTATCTATTTTCAGTTTTAA
- a CDS encoding heme NO-binding domain-containing protein gives MHGVIFLALEEYLDERMGEEVWEQVVETAGIPDSDFTPDRMYDAQDWEALLLATAQVMGKERADVLEEFGTYMVPGLMEMGDAMNLLDPRWRTMDYLENGKDLIHAAIRMQIPDFKPPDIRALRLRQGEAAVAYMAKNRMGPLLKGVAQGLGNHFEEELAIWQPESRTGSHFYRINVRLADTEKLRAVDMVREFNTVRTEGGKVQFYNQFMGVPFSNEGTVLDVDDDGVQFLTFRDQLLAMRRNNETFLSLPHMKVGIHAHVKKMDLNKGTVILDRMLLTDGAVGQRQEARVEPPTEIRVQLGSEGKRFQGFLKDISTTGASCKFSRSGLDENYLFLNSKLEFLVPLSAFEDQESLANTNQYFEAEGNILDVIVGKDEVLVRLIFESLSGNAKKLMTLFTAERKQSVIRHMSQIGG, from the coding sequence ATGCACGGTGTCATTTTTTTAGCCCTTGAAGAATACCTGGACGAACGGATGGGGGAAGAGGTGTGGGAGCAGGTGGTGGAAACCGCAGGCATTCCAGACTCCGACTTTACCCCTGACCGTATGTATGATGCCCAGGATTGGGAAGCGTTGTTGTTGGCAACAGCCCAGGTTATGGGTAAAGAACGCGCAGATGTACTGGAAGAGTTTGGTACCTATATGGTGCCCGGTTTAATGGAGATGGGGGATGCCATGAATTTGCTGGATCCCCGCTGGCGTACCATGGACTATTTGGAAAATGGTAAAGATCTTATCCATGCCGCCATCCGTATGCAGATTCCTGATTTTAAGCCACCCGACATCCGTGCTTTACGGTTGCGTCAAGGCGAGGCTGCGGTGGCTTATATGGCCAAAAACCGTATGGGACCTCTTTTAAAAGGTGTTGCCCAGGGGTTGGGTAATCATTTTGAAGAGGAACTGGCCATTTGGCAGCCGGAGTCTCGTACAGGTAGTCATTTTTACCGCATTAATGTGCGTCTGGCTGATACGGAAAAACTCCGTGCTGTGGATATGGTGCGTGAGTTTAATACGGTACGTACGGAAGGTGGTAAGGTCCAGTTTTACAACCAGTTCATGGGGGTGCCTTTCTCTAATGAAGGGACCGTGTTGGATGTGGATGATGATGGGGTGCAGTTTTTGACCTTTCGGGATCAGTTGTTGGCCATGCGCCGCAACAATGAAACCTTTTTATCATTACCCCATATGAAAGTGGGCATTCATGCCCATGTTAAAAAGATGGATCTCAATAAAGGGACGGTTATTCTGGACCGTATGCTGCTCACAGATGGTGCTGTTGGCCAGCGTCAGGAAGCCCGTGTGGAGCCACCAACAGAGATCCGGGTTCAGCTGGGGTCTGAGGGTAAGCGTTTTCAGGGGTTCTTGAAAGATATCTCCACCACGGGGGCCTCTTGTAAATTTTCCCGCTCGGGTCTTGATGAAAACTACCTGTTTCTTAACAGCAAGCTGGAATTTCTCGTGCCTTTAAGTGCATTTGAGGATCAAGAATCACTGGCCAATACCAACCAGTATTTTGAGGCTGAAGGTAATATTCTGGATGTGATTGTGGGTAAAGATGAAGTGCTGGTCCGTTTGATTTTTGAAAGTTTGAGTGGCAACGCCAAAAAACTGATGACACTGTTTACGGCAGAACGTAAACAGTCGGTAATCCGGCATATGTCACAAATTGGTGGTTAA
- a CDS encoding type I secretion system permease/ATPase, with protein MDQSTPQQAPTWTLEGHDPRSEDPLLGSLLFLAHHWHLPATVQSLTAHLPVPESGMTPELFLRAAEQAGLNANIRKQNLANLEEAHLPAVLLLNDKLAVVLLGWDEGEAHLLLPESGRETRLARQQLEERYQGHCILVSPQFKHDDRTTFIGSSTKGHWFWSSLFRYWPIYSEVAVASLLINLFTIASPLFVMNVYDRVVPNQAMETLWVLAIGVAIVFSFDFLLRTLRAHFVDTAGKRIDIVLASNIYRHVTGMQMSQQPQSAGALARNLQEFEPLRDFFTSATLTTLIDLPFTLIFLVVISQLGGTQVAMVPLLAMPLVILVGLLLQAPLNRVMNRALKEAAQKHAMLVETLGRLETIKLNNAEGHLASKWENCIVETAKTAQQSRFLSTLGVNFSMLTQQLSSVAVVVVGVYAIEAGEITMGALIACTILTGRALAPLSQVAGLLVRLQQTLISLRTLNQIMHTPQERPDDRTFLSRPRLSGKIQIKDLSFQYPNAKTAALQKINLHIEPGERVGFIGRVGSGKSTLLKLLQGLYEPTEGLIMLDDMDARQIDPADLRRNMGSVTQDAGLLYGTIRENITLGAPFVEDATLRRAVEQGGVASFTDRHPDGLDQIIGEQGQGLSGGQRQCVSISRALIHNPSMLLMDEPTSSMDSGSEERFKKMVEDLLPGKTLLLVTHRASLLSLVDRVVIVEEGQILADGPKEPILWQLKEGKFRVKN; from the coding sequence ATGGACCAGTCCACCCCCCAACAAGCCCCTACATGGACCTTGGAAGGACATGACCCCCGTAGCGAAGATCCGCTGCTGGGTTCACTACTCTTCCTGGCTCACCATTGGCACTTGCCCGCCACCGTGCAGAGCTTAACGGCTCATTTGCCTGTGCCAGAATCTGGCATGACACCTGAGCTGTTCCTGCGGGCTGCTGAACAGGCAGGCTTAAATGCCAATATTCGTAAACAGAATCTGGCCAACTTGGAAGAGGCCCACCTTCCTGCAGTTTTGCTGCTGAACGATAAACTGGCGGTGGTATTGTTGGGGTGGGATGAGGGTGAAGCCCACCTTCTTTTACCAGAAAGTGGTCGCGAAACCCGCTTGGCCCGTCAACAGCTTGAAGAGCGTTACCAGGGCCACTGCATTCTGGTCAGTCCTCAATTTAAACATGATGACCGCACTACATTTATTGGCAGCTCCACCAAAGGACACTGGTTCTGGAGCTCCCTTTTTCGCTATTGGCCCATTTATAGTGAAGTAGCGGTGGCCTCGCTGCTGATTAATCTATTTACCATCGCCTCCCCGCTGTTTGTCATGAATGTCTATGACCGGGTTGTCCCCAACCAGGCTATGGAGACACTCTGGGTGCTGGCCATTGGGGTGGCGATTGTCTTCTCTTTTGACTTTTTATTACGGACGTTACGCGCACACTTTGTTGATACCGCCGGAAAACGGATTGATATTGTGCTGGCCTCTAACATCTACCGACATGTCACCGGCATGCAGATGAGCCAACAGCCACAAAGTGCTGGGGCACTGGCCCGTAACCTTCAAGAGTTTGAACCTTTGAGGGACTTTTTTACGTCGGCGACGCTTACAACGCTCATCGACTTACCCTTTACCCTTATTTTTTTGGTCGTCATCTCCCAACTTGGGGGCACACAGGTTGCCATGGTCCCCTTGCTGGCCATGCCTTTGGTGATTCTGGTTGGCCTGCTTTTACAAGCCCCACTCAACCGGGTCATGAACCGGGCACTTAAAGAGGCCGCACAAAAGCACGCGATGCTGGTCGAGACCCTGGGGCGCTTAGAGACCATTAAATTGAATAATGCAGAAGGTCACCTGGCCTCTAAATGGGAAAACTGCATTGTTGAAACCGCTAAGACAGCACAGCAGTCACGCTTTCTCTCAACCCTTGGGGTGAACTTTTCCATGCTCACCCAGCAACTAAGCTCCGTTGCGGTGGTTGTGGTGGGCGTTTACGCCATTGAAGCGGGGGAGATCACCATGGGTGCCCTCATCGCCTGTACCATTCTTACAGGGCGGGCGCTGGCCCCCTTGTCTCAAGTGGCAGGCCTGTTGGTCCGGTTACAGCAGACGCTGATCTCTTTACGCACCTTGAACCAGATCATGCATACCCCACAAGAGCGCCCGGATGATCGCACTTTTCTCAGCCGCCCTCGCCTGTCGGGTAAAATCCAGATCAAAGATCTCTCTTTTCAGTACCCCAACGCCAAAACCGCCGCGCTTCAAAAAATCAATCTACACATTGAGCCGGGAGAACGGGTAGGGTTTATTGGCCGGGTAGGATCAGGTAAAAGCACGCTGTTAAAACTCCTTCAGGGGCTCTACGAACCCACTGAAGGCTTGATTATGCTTGATGACATGGATGCCCGACAGATCGACCCTGCCGATCTACGCCGCAATATGGGCTCTGTCACCCAAGATGCTGGTTTGCTCTACGGTACCATTCGGGAAAACATCACCCTTGGGGCCCCTTTTGTGGAAGATGCCACCCTGCGCCGTGCCGTTGAACAAGGGGGGGTTGCCTCCTTTACGGACCGCCACCCCGATGGTTTGGATCAGATCATTGGAGAACAGGGCCAAGGACTTTCCGGGGGGCAACGTCAATGTGTTTCCATCTCTCGGGCTCTTATTCATAATCCTTCCATGCTGTTGATGGATGAACCCACAAGTAGTATGGATAGTGGCTCTGAAGAGCGCTTTAAAAAAATGGTGGAAGATCTGTTACCCGGCAAAACCCTATTGCTGGTCACCCACCGCGCCTCACTACTCTCTTTGGTGGATCGGGTTGTGATTGTAGAGGAGGGGCAGATCCTTGCTGACGGCCCCAAAGAACCCATTCTCTGGCAACTTAAAGAAGGCAAATTCAGGGTTAAAAACTGA
- a CDS encoding HlyD family type I secretion periplasmic adaptor subunit, giving the protein MSQWNKENFSDARLTARSARIGLFSHVLLWSVVAFFAIALFWAGQAEVVEATSGMGKVIPSGQVQRIQSLEAGRLTERLVREGDAVHADDVLLRIDDTQFQATFNESEARIMALQARIARLNAEASGARRFKIPEAIIQADPELAASEQALFKSRLQTLLNNIKIRKRQIEQRQQELEETQSAIIQFRERLKLTRKEIKLTQPLVDKGLMSEVTLLRAQRDEANLKGEITSLKHAIPRARSALREGQSKLEEASLAFKSQAQEDLSTASSELTRLQQSSTALEDRVTRSAIRSPVNGTVIRVHVNTIGQVVQSGATLVEIMPKEDSLLVEARIDPKDIAFLHPGQKATVKFTAYDFSIYGGLEGQLSHISADAITDENGQAAYLVQVRTEEKHISRGDEVLPIIPGMVASVDVITGEKTILDYLLKPILKARDSALRER; this is encoded by the coding sequence ATGTCTCAATGGAATAAAGAGAATTTCTCTGATGCACGCTTAACCGCACGTTCGGCACGTATTGGGCTGTTTAGCCATGTGCTGTTATGGAGTGTGGTCGCCTTTTTTGCCATTGCTCTATTTTGGGCAGGTCAAGCAGAAGTGGTGGAAGCGACCAGCGGTATGGGTAAGGTTATTCCATCGGGTCAGGTACAGCGCATTCAAAGCCTGGAAGCTGGACGTTTGACCGAACGCTTGGTCCGTGAAGGGGATGCCGTTCATGCCGACGATGTCTTACTGCGGATTGATGATACGCAGTTCCAGGCAACATTCAATGAGAGTGAGGCCCGTATCATGGCCTTGCAAGCACGTATTGCCCGTTTAAATGCTGAGGCCTCAGGCGCCAGACGTTTCAAGATACCCGAAGCCATTATTCAAGCGGACCCTGAACTGGCGGCCTCAGAACAAGCGCTGTTTAAAAGCCGCCTGCAGACCCTGCTTAACAATATTAAGATCAGAAAACGGCAGATTGAACAGCGCCAACAGGAACTGGAAGAGACGCAGTCGGCCATTATTCAGTTCCGGGAGCGGCTCAAGCTAACCCGTAAAGAGATTAAACTGACCCAGCCTCTTGTGGATAAAGGTTTAATGAGTGAGGTCACCCTGCTTCGGGCCCAACGGGATGAGGCTAATTTAAAAGGGGAGATCACCTCCCTCAAGCATGCCATTCCCCGTGCACGTTCAGCGCTGAGAGAGGGGCAAAGTAAATTAGAAGAAGCCTCCCTGGCTTTTAAATCCCAAGCTCAAGAAGATCTCAGCACCGCCAGCAGTGAGTTAACCCGGCTTCAACAATCGAGCACCGCTCTGGAAGATCGGGTAACCCGTAGTGCCATCCGCTCACCGGTCAACGGAACAGTCATCCGGGTACACGTCAACACCATTGGCCAAGTGGTTCAATCCGGGGCAACATTGGTTGAAATTATGCCTAAGGAAGACTCTTTGCTGGTCGAAGCCCGCATTGACCCTAAGGATATTGCATTTCTACATCCTGGACAGAAGGCCACGGTTAAATTTACCGCCTATGATTTTTCCATCTATGGGGGGCTAGAGGGACAATTAAGCCATATCAGTGCAGATGCCATTACCGATGAAAATGGGCAAGCAGCCTATCTGGTTCAGGTACGCACCGAAGAAAAACATATCAGCCGTGGTGATGAAGTTTTGCCGATTATCCCTGGCATGGTGGCTTCTGTCGATGTCATCACTGGAGAAAAAACCATTCTTGACTATCTGCTCAAACCCATCCTAAAAGCCCGTGACAGCGCGCTGAGAGAACGCTAA